In Sphingomonas sp. SORGH_AS_0950, the following are encoded in one genomic region:
- the dld gene encoding D-lactate dehydrogenase: MTRPTAPKDAATLLACLRNAVGRRHVLTAPRATARFRKGYRTGEGAAIAVVRPGSLVEMWRVAQACVAADVSILLQASNTGLTGGSTPDGDDYPGGLVIISTTRLSRLSVIRGGKQVLCLPGTTLYALEQALRPYGREPHSVIGSSCFGASVVGGICNNSGGSLIRRGPAYTQLALFAAVQPDGRLHLVNHLGMALGEEPETILSRLDRGDFSDADIEDVDDRWAHDHRYAEHVRGIDSPVPARFNADPRCLFEAAGSAGKLIVFAVRLDTFPREEGTATFYIGANEADRLTDLRRTMLRDYDRLPIAAEYMHRTAFDVADRYGRDTFFAIERLGTERLPALFAAKARFDALADRLSRGLSDRLLQAAGRFIPDPLPGWMRGYRDRFAHHLMLKVSIDQIDETRALLTRLLPGDDAGDYVECSAADSAKAFLHRFVAAGAAVRYRAINADDVADIVALDVALPRNAGIWTETLPSALDTQVIHALYYGHFFCHVFHQDYIVRKGTDPVAFEHALWALLDARGAQYPAEHNVGHLYVAPPALAQFYRHIDPRNQLNPGIGHTPRARHWTCENPESAERPQSLSENRV, translated from the coding sequence ATGACACGCCCCACGGCTCCGAAAGACGCTGCTACGCTGCTCGCCTGCCTGCGCAACGCGGTCGGCCGTCGTCATGTCCTGACCGCGCCACGCGCCACGGCACGGTTTCGCAAGGGCTATCGCACCGGCGAGGGAGCGGCGATCGCCGTGGTGCGGCCGGGAAGCCTGGTCGAGATGTGGCGCGTAGCCCAGGCCTGCGTCGCCGCCGATGTCTCGATCCTGCTTCAGGCGTCGAATACCGGGCTCACCGGCGGCTCCACCCCCGATGGCGACGATTATCCCGGCGGCCTCGTCATCATCAGCACCACGCGCTTGTCGCGGCTGAGCGTGATCCGGGGCGGCAAGCAGGTGCTCTGCCTGCCGGGCACGACCCTATACGCGCTCGAACAGGCCCTGCGGCCTTATGGGCGTGAGCCGCATTCGGTCATCGGATCATCCTGTTTCGGCGCGTCGGTGGTCGGCGGCATCTGCAACAATTCGGGTGGATCACTGATCCGGCGCGGGCCCGCCTATACCCAGCTGGCCCTGTTCGCGGCCGTCCAGCCCGATGGCCGACTGCACCTGGTCAATCACCTGGGCATGGCGTTGGGCGAGGAGCCGGAGACGATCCTGTCGCGCCTCGATCGCGGCGACTTCAGTGATGCCGACATCGAAGACGTGGATGATCGATGGGCGCACGACCATCGCTATGCCGAACATGTCCGGGGGATCGATAGCCCTGTCCCCGCCCGTTTCAACGCCGACCCGCGCTGCCTGTTCGAGGCGGCGGGAAGTGCGGGCAAGCTGATCGTCTTCGCGGTGCGCCTCGACACCTTCCCGCGCGAAGAGGGCACCGCCACCTTCTATATCGGCGCGAACGAGGCCGATCGTCTCACCGATCTACGGCGCACGATGCTGCGCGATTACGACAGGCTGCCGATTGCGGCCGAGTATATGCACCGGACCGCCTTCGACGTGGCGGATCGTTATGGGCGTGACACCTTCTTCGCGATTGAGCGGCTCGGCACCGAACGGCTGCCCGCCCTTTTCGCTGCCAAGGCACGGTTCGACGCGCTCGCCGATCGCCTGTCCAGGGGCCTGAGTGATCGTCTGCTCCAGGCGGCGGGACGTTTCATCCCGGATCCGCTGCCCGGCTGGATGCGGGGCTACCGTGATCGCTTCGCCCATCACCTGATGCTGAAAGTGTCGATCGATCAGATCGACGAAACCCGTGCCCTGCTCACCCGGCTTCTCCCCGGCGACGACGCGGGCGACTATGTCGAATGCAGCGCCGCGGACAGCGCCAAGGCGTTTCTTCACCGGTTCGTCGCGGCGGGAGCGGCGGTCCGTTATCGGGCTATCAATGCCGACGACGTCGCCGACATCGTCGCGCTCGACGTCGCGCTGCCCCGCAACGCCGGGATATGGACCGAGACATTGCCGTCGGCGCTGGATACCCAGGTCATCCACGCGCTCTATTACGGCCATTTCTTCTGCCACGTCTTCCATCAGGACTATATCGTGCGCAAAGGCACCGATCCCGTGGCGTTCGAACATGCGCTATGGGCCTTGCTCGACGCGCGGGGCGCGCAATATCCGGCCGAGCACAATGTCGGCCACCTCTATGTCGCGCCGCCCGCACTGGCCCAATTCTATCGCCACATCGATCCGCGCAATCAGCTCAATCCGGGGATCGGCCACACGCCGCGTGCACGCCACTGGACCTGCGAGAACCCGGAAAGCGCCGAACGGCCCCAGTCACTATCGGAGAATCGGGTTTGA
- a CDS encoding protein phosphatase 2C domain-containing protein — protein MLRIDVALSDAGSMVNEDAIGHFGDAAWVIDGATGIGPSLLDAPSDAAWLAQTANRLIADALAEDPDCSTIEILRDVMTRCAVALADAQVRAFDGTHELPSAAFAMIRLRGDAAEITALADCRVAAVDEAGVARLFGTYALDVVEARTLAAVKAIREENPSIDSEALKNLLLPGLSANRHLKNRDGGYWVLGTEPAAADHLWQATVPLHPGQRFAIASDGFLRLVELFDVATPDDLLAIATPEDGAAWLARLRDIESEPDSLRRHIRVKRHDDASLIVCTWDPSC, from the coding sequence ATGCTGAGGATCGACGTCGCGCTCTCCGATGCCGGGAGCATGGTGAACGAGGATGCGATCGGCCATTTCGGCGATGCGGCCTGGGTGATCGACGGAGCCACGGGGATCGGTCCATCCCTGCTGGACGCACCCAGCGACGCGGCATGGCTGGCTCAGACCGCCAACCGGCTGATCGCCGACGCCCTTGCCGAAGATCCGGACTGTTCCACGATCGAGATATTGCGCGATGTCATGACGCGCTGCGCGGTAGCGCTTGCGGATGCGCAGGTTCGCGCTTTCGACGGCACCCACGAACTGCCCTCGGCGGCTTTTGCCATGATCCGGTTGCGTGGTGATGCTGCCGAGATCACCGCGCTGGCCGACTGCCGCGTAGCGGCAGTGGACGAAGCCGGGGTTGCGCGATTGTTCGGCACCTATGCGCTTGATGTCGTCGAGGCGCGGACGCTGGCTGCGGTCAAGGCGATTCGCGAGGAAAACCCCTCGATCGACTCCGAGGCTTTGAAGAATCTGCTGTTGCCGGGACTGAGCGCCAATCGCCATCTCAAGAACCGCGACGGCGGCTATTGGGTGCTCGGGACGGAGCCTGCCGCTGCCGACCATCTCTGGCAGGCGACGGTTCCGCTCCATCCCGGCCAGCGCTTCGCGATCGCCAGCGACGGCTTCCTGCGACTCGTGGAACTGTTCGATGTGGCGACGCCCGACGATCTGCTGGCGATCGCCACGCCGGAGGACGGTGCCGCCTGGCTGGCGCGGTTGCGCGATATCGAAAGCGAGCCGGATTCGCTGCGGCGTCATATCCGGGTGAAGCGGCACGACGATGCCAGTCTGATCGTCTGCACTTGGGACCCGTCCTGCTGA
- a CDS encoding anhydro-N-acetylmuramic acid kinase — translation MGPVLLMLVMGYMSGTSLDGVDVALIETDGERIEAFGSTTMIPFTDAQRVSIEQATRDALAWNGYGAMPSSFDTASTVIERLHIEAGERLMAEAGRRPDLIGFHGQTLLHRPERGLSVQIGDPQMLADVLRVPVVAQMRQDDLQAGGQGAPLVPVYHAALAEYLGFARPVAFLNIGGVANLTWIGADRSLIAFDTGPGNGLIDQLVQSRGAGRYDDGGRFAAAGCVDTDILARLLTHDYFQGEGARSLDRYDFPLDWVAACSIEDAAATLTAFTAEAVALAARTLPALPELWIVCGGGGHNPVLMAALRDRLGVCRTADEIGLRSDFIEAEAMAFLAARSLHGLPLTFPGTTGVVEPLTGGRLWRPRNNTKI, via the coding sequence TTGGGACCCGTCCTGCTGATGCTGGTGATGGGCTATATGAGCGGGACGTCGCTGGACGGCGTCGACGTCGCACTGATCGAGACGGATGGCGAGCGGATCGAGGCGTTCGGTTCCACGACGATGATCCCCTTTACCGACGCCCAACGCGTGAGCATCGAACAGGCGACGCGCGATGCGCTGGCGTGGAACGGCTATGGTGCGATGCCGTCATCGTTCGATACGGCGTCAACGGTCATAGAGCGGCTGCATATCGAGGCTGGCGAGCGGCTGATGGCGGAGGCCGGGCGGCGCCCGGATCTGATCGGCTTTCATGGCCAGACGTTGCTCCATCGGCCCGAGCGCGGCCTGTCGGTCCAGATCGGCGATCCCCAGATGCTGGCGGATGTCCTGCGCGTGCCGGTAGTCGCGCAAATGCGGCAGGATGATCTGCAGGCTGGCGGGCAGGGTGCCCCGCTGGTGCCTGTCTATCACGCCGCGCTTGCCGAGTATCTTGGCTTCGCGCGGCCGGTCGCGTTCCTCAATATCGGGGGCGTTGCGAACCTGACCTGGATCGGGGCGGACAGGAGCTTGATCGCGTTCGATACGGGACCGGGCAACGGCTTGATCGACCAGCTCGTCCAGTCGCGCGGGGCGGGCCGTTATGACGATGGGGGCCGTTTTGCCGCTGCGGGCTGTGTCGACACGGACATTCTGGCCCGTCTGCTGACGCACGACTATTTTCAGGGAGAGGGAGCGAGATCGCTCGATCGCTATGACTTTCCGCTCGACTGGGTGGCGGCCTGTTCGATCGAGGATGCCGCCGCCACACTGACTGCGTTCACGGCGGAGGCGGTGGCCCTGGCGGCGCGGACACTGCCCGCCCTGCCCGAATTGTGGATCGTGTGCGGGGGCGGGGGACATAATCCGGTATTGATGGCGGCGTTGCGCGATCGCCTCGGAGTCTGCCGGACGGCGGACGAAATCGGCCTGCGCAGCGATTTCATCGAGGCCGAGGCGATGGCCTTCCTCGCTGCACGTAGCCTGCATGGTCTGCCTTTGACCTTTCCGGGCACGACCGGTGTCGTCGAACCCTTGACCGGCGGTCGCCTTTGGCGGCCACGCAATAATACCAAAATATAA
- a CDS encoding TonB-dependent siderophore receptor has product MHAQTASATPATQDGSTSGDEVVVTGTRIPATGLTSSSPVASTNEAQIRLRSALTIEDFSTTIPQLSGGVRQGSQGSDAFGAQVLELRNFGQSRSLVLIDGTRAAPFSFRNSVDVNAIPASLIKRVDVLTGGAAAVYGADAVAGVVNFILNDEYEGIRGTATSRLSVHGGAQYGGSLMLGTGIGDRGNLVIAADYTQRDGVRAGQRSWAATPNQTIPSIGGVFTDVASGRRFGFTDDGTFTTTPSATSNISATYPLISPLKRINVAALYKYEITPQIEVYGRAMYTNARTEETGTPGAAPASVNRTVGISATNPFLTDAIRNQLTFVNGTAQVNVSRSLSELGLIRYATERNTLQVQSGLRGPLTDAVRWNVYAQYGRSTESSLISGDGLVTSPAGANNFASIVNTVNIFGPNRPGLAAALGSTIDGFNRKRDQFVTAGTVSGTLADLFSLPAGPIGFAGGVEYRRETASINQDSALLTGNTYRQGVQAAYRGAFDVIELYGEVLVPLIHDTPLIRKLDVGGAYRLSDYNRFGTHGTWKVEGNWEVDRNLRLRGTYQRVLRTPNFGEFAASTSSLPLNSLVTVDRLKPRYGGDPCVIGTGNAAQCARFGAPSVGSANSTAPGYLTGNYYYGGNPDIKPETGYTTTAGAVFTPTFLPGLNVTVDYYNLDLRGAVGVIQPIAAITSCYITNPTANNPLCALVTRNSNGTFADAFVNNQNLGRLLQRGFDISAAYTLRPDWLPGKGLRASYQGNIVTSYLIQANPTVSAVQCKGTFGATCSSDGTTLVQPDYRHTAGLGWLLDRGVIQFDWQRIGKVRSSTVGSTETLKAQDVFDLSASYDFTDVVTMSAGVYNLFDKAPPRVSTGGVFNTFPDTYDILGRTIGFSLTAHL; this is encoded by the coding sequence GTGCACGCCCAGACCGCCTCTGCGACGCCCGCGACCCAGGACGGTTCGACGTCCGGCGACGAGGTCGTGGTCACGGGGACGCGCATTCCCGCCACCGGCCTGACCTCCAGCAGCCCGGTCGCCTCGACGAACGAGGCGCAGATCAGATTGCGGTCCGCGCTGACGATCGAGGATTTCTCCACCACCATCCCGCAGCTTTCGGGCGGTGTGCGCCAGGGCTCGCAGGGCAGCGATGCGTTCGGCGCGCAGGTTCTCGAGCTACGCAATTTCGGTCAAAGCCGCTCGCTGGTGCTTATCGACGGCACCCGTGCGGCACCCTTCAGTTTCCGGAACTCGGTCGACGTCAACGCCATTCCCGCATCGCTCATCAAGCGCGTCGATGTGCTGACCGGTGGTGCGGCGGCGGTCTATGGCGCGGATGCCGTCGCTGGCGTCGTGAACTTCATCCTCAACGACGAATATGAGGGCATCCGCGGCACCGCGACCAGCCGGTTGTCGGTCCATGGCGGTGCGCAATATGGCGGCTCGCTGATGCTGGGCACCGGCATTGGTGATCGTGGCAATCTGGTGATCGCGGCGGACTATACCCAGCGCGACGGTGTGCGGGCGGGACAGCGCAGCTGGGCCGCGACGCCCAACCAGACCATTCCGAGCATCGGCGGCGTCTTCACCGACGTCGCGAGCGGTCGACGCTTCGGCTTTACGGACGATGGCACGTTCACGACCACTCCTTCCGCCACCTCCAACATCTCCGCCACCTATCCCCTGATCTCGCCGCTCAAGCGGATCAACGTGGCCGCGCTGTACAAATATGAGATCACGCCGCAGATCGAGGTCTATGGCCGGGCCATGTATACCAATGCCCGTACCGAGGAGACGGGCACCCCCGGGGCGGCGCCCGCATCGGTCAACCGCACCGTTGGGATCAGCGCGACCAATCCGTTTTTGACGGACGCGATCCGCAACCAGCTGACGTTCGTGAACGGCACCGCCCAGGTAAACGTGTCCCGGTCGCTCAGCGAACTGGGGCTGATCCGCTATGCCACCGAGCGTAATACATTGCAGGTCCAGTCGGGCCTGCGCGGACCATTGACCGATGCGGTGCGATGGAACGTCTATGCGCAATATGGCCGTTCGACGGAATCGTCGCTGATCTCGGGCGATGGCCTTGTCACCAGCCCGGCGGGCGCGAACAATTTCGCGTCGATCGTCAATACGGTCAACATCTTCGGGCCCAACCGGCCCGGGCTGGCCGCCGCGCTGGGCAGTACGATCGACGGCTTCAACCGCAAGCGTGACCAGTTCGTCACGGCAGGGACGGTGAGCGGCACGCTGGCCGACCTGTTCTCCCTGCCTGCCGGGCCGATCGGCTTTGCCGGCGGCGTCGAATATCGGCGGGAAACGGCGAGCATCAATCAGGATAGTGCGCTGCTGACCGGCAACACCTATCGCCAGGGCGTGCAGGCCGCCTATCGCGGCGCGTTCGATGTCATCGAACTCTATGGCGAAGTCCTTGTCCCGCTGATCCACGACACTCCGCTGATCCGAAAGCTCGACGTCGGCGGCGCCTATCGCCTGTCGGATTATAATCGGTTCGGCACGCACGGTACGTGGAAGGTCGAGGGTAACTGGGAAGTCGACCGCAACCTGCGGCTGCGGGGCACCTATCAGCGCGTGTTGCGGACGCCCAATTTCGGGGAATTCGCCGCCAGTACCTCGTCGCTGCCGCTCAACAGCCTGGTCACCGTCGATCGCCTGAAGCCGCGCTATGGCGGCGATCCTTGCGTGATCGGCACCGGCAATGCGGCGCAATGCGCGCGGTTCGGCGCTCCGTCGGTGGGATCGGCCAATTCCACCGCCCCCGGCTACCTGACCGGCAACTATTATTATGGCGGCAATCCCGACATCAAACCGGAAACCGGCTATACGACGACGGCGGGCGCGGTGTTCACGCCGACCTTCCTGCCGGGCCTGAACGTGACGGTCGACTATTACAATCTCGACCTGCGTGGGGCGGTCGGCGTGATCCAGCCGATCGCGGCGATCACGAGCTGTTACATCACCAATCCGACCGCGAACAATCCGCTATGCGCGCTGGTCACGCGCAACTCGAACGGCACCTTCGCCGATGCCTTCGTCAACAATCAGAATCTGGGTCGCCTGCTGCAGCGCGGCTTCGACATCTCGGCGGCCTATACCCTGCGACCGGACTGGCTGCCGGGCAAGGGCCTTCGCGCGAGCTATCAGGGCAATATCGTCACATCCTATCTGATCCAGGCGAACCCGACCGTGTCCGCGGTTCAGTGCAAGGGGACGTTCGGTGCCACCTGCTCCAGCGATGGTACGACGCTCGTCCAGCCGGATTATCGCCACACGGCCGGGCTCGGCTGGCTGTTGGACAGGGGCGTGATCCAGTTCGACTGGCAGCGCATCGGTAAGGTCCGGTCGAGCACGGTCGGATCGACCGAGACGCTGAAGGCGCAGGATGTCTTCGACCTGTCGGCCTCCTACGACTTCACCGATGTCGTCACGATGAGCGCGGGCGTCTACAACCTGTTCGACAAGGCGCCGCCCCGTGTGTCGACGGGCGGTGTGTTCAACACCTTCCCCGACACCTACGACATTCTGGGGCGGACGATCGGCTTCTCGCTGACCGCGCATCTCTGA
- a CDS encoding sodium:solute symporter, producing MADWLVIAGYLLLLVAGGWLLTPRQTASAREYFLAGGTVPAWLAALSVLSATQSAATFLGGPDYGYHGDLTYLSANIGGGLIGAIFVAHVLIPRFYAIRANTAYELLTLRFSERATRWAGGMFLVGRVFAGGARVYLAAIALAMVVTGGVGVQGIVIAAAALVVASVAFTFVGGLKSVLWNDLIQFVVYVGSAVAVLVFLRLSIPASNAQILQALAHTPQGVDKLRLFDFSLDLSRPFSMLAIVTGLALLYIANAGMDQDTTQRLLSCRDAKTGARSLYLSVLATVPTVGMFIVIGLLLYVFYDRPDLMVGSGAAAASEFEGQKISIFMHYILTQLPGGLRGLVTIGICAAAVATTNSALNAMSSVLVQDFYRPWRERRGPVEEHHFVQAGRAGMGIIGFAMFLMAVLSFYWQRHSSMGLLEFALQVMVFSYAGLLGVYFTALFTTRGTTGSAIAAMLIGFLTIILLQPAIARAIGLPLQLSGLSFPFQLCIGTALAFLVCAAPSGAGRSASKLPSGSTL from the coding sequence ATGGCCGACTGGCTCGTGATCGCTGGCTATCTGCTGCTGCTGGTCGCGGGCGGGTGGCTATTGACGCCGCGCCAGACGGCGTCGGCTCGCGAATATTTCCTGGCGGGCGGCACCGTTCCCGCCTGGCTCGCGGCGCTTTCGGTCCTGTCCGCCACCCAGTCGGCGGCGACCTTCCTCGGTGGGCCGGACTATGGCTATCACGGCGACCTGACCTATCTTAGCGCCAATATCGGCGGCGGCCTGATCGGGGCGATCTTCGTGGCCCATGTCCTGATCCCACGCTTCTACGCGATCCGCGCGAATACCGCCTATGAGTTGCTGACCCTGCGGTTCAGCGAGCGAGCGACCCGCTGGGCGGGTGGCATGTTCCTGGTCGGGAGGGTCTTTGCCGGTGGCGCGCGCGTATATCTCGCCGCCATCGCGTTGGCGATGGTCGTCACGGGCGGCGTCGGCGTGCAGGGCATCGTGATCGCCGCCGCCGCGCTGGTCGTAGCGAGTGTCGCGTTCACCTTCGTCGGCGGTCTGAAGTCGGTTCTGTGGAACGACCTGATCCAATTCGTCGTCTATGTCGGCTCGGCGGTCGCGGTGCTGGTGTTCCTGCGCCTGTCGATCCCGGCCTCCAATGCCCAGATCCTGCAGGCGCTGGCCCATACCCCGCAGGGCGTCGACAAGCTGCGGCTGTTCGATTTCTCGCTGGACCTCTCGCGGCCCTTCTCGATGCTGGCGATCGTTACCGGGCTTGCACTGCTCTATATCGCCAATGCAGGCATGGACCAGGACACCACGCAGCGCCTGCTTTCGTGCAGGGATGCAAAGACGGGCGCGCGTAGCCTCTATCTGTCGGTGTTGGCGACGGTGCCGACCGTCGGCATGTTCATTGTCATCGGCCTGTTGCTGTACGTGTTCTATGACCGCCCCGACCTGATGGTTGGTTCCGGCGCCGCCGCCGCCAGCGAGTTTGAGGGGCAGAAGATCAGCATTTTCATGCACTATATCCTGACGCAATTGCCCGGCGGCCTGCGCGGCCTGGTGACGATCGGCATCTGCGCGGCGGCGGTGGCGACCACCAATTCCGCGCTGAATGCGATGTCGTCGGTGCTGGTGCAGGACTTCTATCGCCCCTGGCGAGAACGGCGCGGGCCGGTCGAGGAGCATCACTTCGTCCAGGCCGGGCGTGCCGGCATGGGCATCATCGGCTTCGCGATGTTCCTGATGGCCGTCCTCTCCTTCTATTGGCAGCGCCACAGCTCGATGGGCCTGCTGGAGTTCGCGCTGCAGGTGATGGTGTTCAGCTATGCGGGACTGCTGGGTGTCTATTTCACCGCCTTGTTCACCACGCGCGGGACGACCGGTTCGGCCATCGCCGCGATGTTGATTGGTTTCCTGACGATCATCCTCCTGCAACCTGCCATCGCACGCGCCATCGGCCTGCCTCTCCAACTGAGCGGGCTCTCCTTTCCTTTTCAGCTTTGCATAGGAACCGCCCTGGCGTTCCTGGTCTGCGCTGCGCCATCGGGCGCAGGCCGCTCCGCATCGAAGCTCCCATCGGGATCGACGCTATGA
- a CDS encoding N-acetylmuramic acid 6-phosphate etherase: protein MKTETLDARYLELDKWPTESAVQAMLEGQMAAIAAIQSQTAAIARAAEAAAARLGQEGRLIYVGAGTSGRLAVQDGTELNPTFNWPMKRLIFLMAGGYGALTQAYEGAEDNTEAARADIDGCAITPSDVVIGVAASGSTPYTVAAIEHARTLGALTIGISNNAGTPLIAHAEHHVLADTGSEVLAGSTRMKAGTAQKAVLNLLSTALMLRLGFVYRGRMVAMRVSNAKLLQRGRRMIQELAGVEAEVAIRALDVADNDIRRGVLVAMGVSLGEADALLDAHLGSLREALQALDAREA from the coding sequence ATGAAAACCGAAACGCTCGACGCACGCTATCTCGAACTCGATAAGTGGCCGACGGAATCGGCTGTCCAGGCGATGCTGGAAGGCCAGATGGCGGCCATCGCCGCCATCCAGTCGCAGACCGCTGCGATCGCGCGGGCCGCCGAAGCGGCGGCGGCACGGCTCGGCCAAGAGGGGCGCCTGATCTATGTCGGGGCAGGTACGTCCGGCCGGCTCGCCGTGCAGGACGGGACGGAGCTGAACCCCACGTTCAACTGGCCTATGAAACGCCTGATCTTCCTGATGGCGGGCGGTTACGGGGCGCTGACACAGGCATATGAAGGGGCGGAGGACAATACCGAGGCGGCACGCGCCGATATCGATGGCTGCGCAATCACCCCGTCCGATGTCGTCATCGGCGTGGCGGCCAGCGGCTCAACGCCCTACACCGTCGCGGCAATCGAGCATGCCAGAACGCTCGGTGCGCTGACGATCGGGATTTCGAACAACGCGGGGACTCCGCTGATCGCACATGCCGAGCATCATGTGCTGGCCGATACGGGCAGCGAAGTTCTGGCGGGGTCGACCCGGATGAAGGCGGGCACCGCGCAAAAGGCGGTGTTGAACCTGTTGTCCACCGCACTGATGCTGCGCCTGGGGTTTGTCTATCGCGGGCGAATGGTGGCCATGCGCGTTTCCAACGCGAAACTCTTGCAACGCGGTCGCCGCATGATCCAGGAACTGGCCGGTGTGGAGGCAGAGGTGGCGATCCGTGCGCTCGACGTGGCAGACAACGATATAAGGCGCGGCGTCCTCGTCGCTATGGGGGTCTCCCTGGGCGAAGCCGACGCGCTGCTCGATGCGCATCTTGGCAGCCTGCGCGAGGCGCTGCAGGCGCTGGATGCGCGGGAGGCGTGA
- a CDS encoding GntR family transcriptional regulator → MRDIAWTRSDEATPLYLQLAQSLRAHIDGGGIDPGSALPSERELSEMVGLSRVTVRKGIRQLIDEGVLVSRQGSGTFVARRIEASGAKLNSFTDDTRSRGQDPGVVWIYKSYALPTEEEAAAVGVAPNVRVARLGRVRLVGDEPLAIEHAVIPAIFMPDLDALGDSLYQALEAHGFRPTSGTQRVRASLATQTEAGILNVRHNSEVLRIERCTRIPDGRIVEFTRSVYRGDRYEFVTDLNVV, encoded by the coding sequence ATGCGCGACATCGCCTGGACGCGAAGCGACGAAGCGACGCCCCTGTATCTCCAACTCGCCCAGAGCCTGCGCGCGCATATCGACGGCGGGGGGATCGATCCGGGCAGCGCGCTGCCCTCGGAACGGGAACTCAGCGAAATGGTGGGCCTGTCGCGCGTCACCGTTCGCAAGGGCATTAGGCAGCTCATCGACGAAGGCGTGCTGGTCAGCCGCCAGGGATCGGGCACGTTCGTCGCGCGGCGGATCGAAGCATCGGGCGCGAAGCTGAACAGCTTCACCGATGACACCCGGTCGCGAGGGCAGGATCCCGGCGTTGTATGGATCTACAAATCCTACGCGCTGCCCACCGAGGAGGAAGCTGCGGCGGTGGGGGTGGCCCCCAATGTCCGCGTCGCCCGGCTGGGTCGCGTCCGTCTGGTCGGCGACGAGCCGCTGGCGATCGAGCATGCGGTGATCCCTGCGATCTTCATGCCCGATCTCGATGCGCTGGGCGACTCCCTCTATCAGGCGTTGGAGGCCCATGGCTTTCGCCCGACATCCGGCACGCAGCGCGTCCGCGCCTCGCTCGCCACGCAAACTGAAGCTGGAATCCTGAATGTACGACACAATTCCGAGGTTTTGCGGATCGAGCGCTGCACCCGCATTCCTGATGGCCGCATCGTGGAATTCACACGTTCGGTCTATCGTGGGGATCGATACGAATTCGTAACGGATTTGAATGTCGTCTGA
- a CDS encoding LysR family transcriptional regulator has protein sequence MQDSGDPTPLAEGRTRLRRLNINLLYALDALLHSPSLTAAAQSIAISQPAMSVKLRQLRDQFKDELVVFGERRQLTALGEALRQRVGRLLREVDDTFHLTLDFDPATARRTITMTAPEVVELMFFSRVVPRLRAVAPGIELKMTPFVHGSVRRLFDAGVDVAVVPQAMVDKDLCAARLIDHAPSALVRASHPLAGRRVGEKTYLEASHAGVHADMERAIFGDFANDSPLARRNVAIRTGLHSMLPVLAIGSDLIVTTSNWFAQHQAAFLPVTILELDFPVTSTDLVVQWQPYRDKEPVIRWLVAELERAAAGLGKPLDLEL, from the coding sequence TTGCAGGATTCGGGCGATCCAACACCGCTGGCTGAAGGGCGAACCCGGTTGCGTCGCCTGAACATAAACCTGCTCTACGCGCTCGACGCGTTGCTCCATTCACCATCCTTGACCGCCGCGGCGCAGTCCATCGCGATCAGCCAGCCCGCGATGAGCGTCAAGCTGCGCCAGTTGCGCGATCAATTCAAAGACGAGTTGGTCGTGTTCGGCGAGCGTCGTCAGTTGACGGCCTTGGGCGAGGCGCTGCGCCAACGGGTCGGTCGCCTGCTGCGCGAGGTCGATGATACGTTCCACTTGACGTTGGATTTCGATCCGGCAACGGCGCGGCGGACGATCACCATGACGGCACCCGAGGTCGTGGAACTGATGTTCTTCAGTCGCGTCGTGCCGCGACTGCGTGCGGTGGCACCCGGCATCGAACTGAAAATGACGCCTTTCGTTCATGGCTCCGTCCGGCGTCTGTTCGATGCGGGCGTGGATGTTGCCGTCGTTCCGCAGGCAATGGTCGACAAGGATCTGTGTGCCGCGCGCCTGATCGATCACGCGCCGAGTGCGCTGGTACGTGCGTCGCATCCCCTGGCGGGCCGTCGCGTCGGCGAAAAGACCTATCTCGAAGCGTCTCATGCGGGCGTGCACGCGGACATGGAACGTGCCATATTCGGCGACTTCGCGAATGACAGTCCGCTTGCACGGCGTAACGTCGCGATACGGACGGGCCTCCATTCGATGTTGCCGGTGCTGGCGATCGGGTCCGATCTGATCGTCACGACAAGCAACTGGTTCGCGCAGCATCAGGCCGCATTCCTGCCCGTCACCATTCTCGAACTGGATTTCCCCGTCACATCGACCGATCTCGTCGTCCAGTGGCAACCCTATCGCGACAAGGAGCCTGTCATTCGCTGGCTGGTCGCCGAGCTGGAACGCGCGGCGGCGGGGCTCGGCAAGCCGCTCGATCTGGAATTATAG